One Spinacia oleracea cultivar Varoflay chromosome 4, BTI_SOV_V1, whole genome shotgun sequence DNA segment encodes these proteins:
- the LOC130471770 gene encoding uncharacterized protein, with protein sequence MDRSWISTKIPSDPEYQAGVREFIKFAVKNGGGRSKLRCPCIMCHNFLHKRPGEILNHLSKWAFDKTYTCWIWHGECRDETTVGNSEANVCEGHNTNEGDRLEEMLHQVEEAFDEDPFTFESLLNDSEKPLYEGCTKYTRLSAIIRLYNVKASQGLTDIDFNLILEVFKDMLPDDNVLPSRTYEAKKTLSLMGLPYEKIHACPNDCMLYRNQNESLESCSVCNASRYKKEEGRVPAKVLWYFPIIPRFKRLFSNARDAEKLTWHFDSREDDGFLRHPADSPQWRFIDGKFPEFAKEKRNLRLALSTDGFNPFGSLSSTYSTWPVVLITYNLSPTLCMKRRYMMLSLLISGPRQPGNDIDVYLAPLIDDLKMLWETGVEVFDAYRNEKFNLKAMLFCTIQDFPAYGNFSGYTVKGKAACPLCMEQFPGHWLNGSGKHVFDSHRVFLPCDHHYRYMKKAFNGKQEFGERPKIMSGVEVFEKIKDIQITFGKKHRNFLSKQGFKKCSKLWSLPYWRFLFVRHSLDVMHIEKNVCDSLIGTLLNIPGKTKDGPKSRADLETLGIRQELHVVEKESGRKYLPPAAYTLSRKEKIVRL encoded by the coding sequence ATGGATCGAAGTTGgatttcaacaaaaattccGAGTGACCCAGAATATCAAGCAGGTGTAAGGGAATTCATTAAGTTTGCTGTTAAGAATGGTGGAGGCCGCTCCAAGCTACGTTGTCCTTGTATCATGTGCCATAATTTCTTGCATAAGAGACCCGGAGAAATTCTTAATCATTTATCTAAATGGGCATTTGATAAAACATATACATGTTGGATTTGGCACGGCGAATGCAGGGACGAAACAACGGTCGGTAACTCTGAGGCTAATGTTTGTGAAGGTCATAATACGAATGAGGGAGataggttagaggaaatgcttCATCAAGTTGAGGAAGCTTTTGATGAAGACCCTTTCACATTTGAGAGCTTGCTAAATGACTCCGAAAAGCCTCTCTATGAAGGCTGCACTAAGTATACAAGGTTGTCTGCAATAATAAGGTTGTATAACGTGAAGGCGAGCCAGGGTTTGACTGATATAGACTTTAATTTGATACTGGAAGTGTTCAAAGATATGCTTCCAGATGATAATGTCCTTCCAAGTCGTACATATGAGGCAAAAAAGACATTAAGCCTTATGGGTTTACCTTATGAGAAAATTCATGCTTGCCCTAACGATTGCATGTTGTATAGAAAtcaaaatgagtcattagagaGTTGCTCAGTTTGTAATGCCTCGAGGTACAAGAAAGaggaaggacgagtccctgcTAAGGTATTATGGTATTTTCCAATAATACCGAGGTTTAAAAGGCTATTTTCTAATGCGAGAGATGCCGAGAAGTTGACATGGCATTTTGATAGTCGAGAAGATGATGGATTTCTTAGGCACCCCGCTGACTCACCACAATGGAGGTTTATTGATGGGAAATTCCCCGAGTTTGCCAAAGAAAAGCGTAATCTACGCCTTGCTTTGTCTACTGATGGGTTCAATCCATTTGGCTCCTTGAGTAGCACTTATAGTACTTGGCCTGttgttttgattacctacaactTATCTCCCACACTTTGCATGAAAAGAAGGTATATGATGTTATCATTGCTAATTTCTGGTCCAAGACAGCCTGGTAATGACATCGACGTGTATTTGGCTCCTCTGATCGACGATTTGAAGATGCTTTGGGAAACAGGTGTAGAAGTGTTTGATGCATATCGAAATGAGAAATTTAATTTGAAAGCAATGTTGTTCTGCACTATTCAAGATTTTCCGGCATATGGTAATTTTTCTGGGTATACAGTGAAAGGGAAGGCAGCATGCCCCTTATGTATGGAGCAATTTCCGGGACATTGGTTGAACGGATCAGGGAAGCATGTGTTTGATAGTCATCGTGTATTTCTGCCATGTGATCATCACTATCGTTACATGAAAAAGGCCTTCAATGGGAAACAAGAATTTGGAGAGCGTCCAAAGATCATGTCTGGTGTAGAGGTGTTTGAGAAGATAAAAGATATCCAGATCACATTTGGGAAGAAACATCGAAATTTTCTTTCTAAGCAAGGGTTTAAGAAGTGTTCAAAATTGTGGAGCTTGCCATATTGGAGATTTCTTTTCGTGAGACATTCTCTTGATGTGATGCATATTGAGAAGAATGTGTGTGATAGTCTAATTGGTACATTATTGAACATCCCTGGGAAGACTAAAGATGGCCCGAAATCTAGAGCTGACTTAGAGACACTTGGGATCAGACAGGAACTCCATGTTGTTGAGAAGGAGAGTGGTCGAAAATACTTGCCTCCTGCTGCGTATACACTGTCTAGGAAAGAgaaaattgttaggttatga